The Legionella sp. PATHC032 genome has a window encoding:
- a CDS encoding PHA/PHB synthase family protein: protein MKKTNEKPINKTNEMPASSKKEILSPLEQTPAPEQSDPIFRFIDKLYQANLGKLTAGISPAALGTAYYSWFAQLLQSPGSMLRLAYYPLLHANDYLSNLFKYDKPRDGKDVRFHTDNWSYYPWRLWAEQFLQFEDWCLQASSKVPGIPLHVKRTVTFSTRQILDALSPSNFVLTNPDLLQETIRSNGQNLIRGTELAFQDFVEKITGSPPAGVENFIPGKQVAVTKGKVVYSNHLIELIQYTPQTEKVYKEPILILPAWIMKYYILDLLPENSLVNWLVRQGHTVFIVSWRNPTKEDRNLGLDDYYKLGAMGAIDAVSNAIPHTKIHLMGYCLGGTLALLTAAAMAHDRDNRLKTLSLLAAQGDFIDAGELLLFITKSEVSFLKSMMWEQGYLDTKQMSGTFQMLRSYDLIWSKMVQDYMHGTQRGMIPLLAWNADATRMPYKMHSEYLEKLFLNNDFAEGRFILDEKPVVGENIRIPAFVVSTEKDHVAPWKSVYKTHLLINSDITFVLTNGGHNAGIVSEPGHEGRYYRIRERKMDSTYLDPTTWLKKAELREGSWWIAWHDWLVNHSSQKLVSAPKLDKNLPNAPGKYVLQK from the coding sequence ATGAAAAAAACAAACGAAAAACCTATCAATAAAACAAATGAAATGCCTGCATCCTCAAAAAAAGAAATCCTAAGTCCACTAGAACAAACACCTGCGCCTGAACAATCAGACCCCATTTTCAGATTCATTGATAAGCTATATCAAGCTAATCTGGGAAAGTTAACTGCTGGTATAAGCCCTGCCGCATTAGGTACAGCCTATTACTCCTGGTTTGCTCAACTGCTGCAATCACCTGGTTCAATGCTACGACTGGCTTATTATCCGCTGTTGCATGCTAACGATTATCTTTCCAACCTTTTCAAGTATGACAAGCCCAGAGATGGCAAAGACGTACGTTTTCATACAGATAACTGGAGTTACTATCCATGGCGGCTTTGGGCTGAACAATTTCTCCAATTCGAAGATTGGTGTTTACAAGCCTCGAGCAAAGTTCCAGGTATACCACTTCATGTCAAAAGAACAGTAACTTTTTCCACCAGACAGATTCTTGACGCCTTGTCGCCATCCAATTTTGTTTTGACTAATCCTGATTTGCTTCAGGAAACAATTCGCTCGAACGGGCAAAATTTAATTCGTGGGACAGAACTCGCCTTCCAGGATTTTGTAGAAAAAATAACAGGTTCTCCTCCTGCGGGAGTTGAGAATTTTATCCCGGGGAAACAAGTTGCTGTAACAAAGGGGAAAGTTGTTTATAGTAATCATCTAATTGAATTAATTCAGTATACACCCCAAACAGAAAAAGTATATAAAGAACCAATCTTGATTTTACCTGCCTGGATCATGAAATATTATATCCTGGATTTGCTGCCGGAAAATTCTTTAGTGAACTGGCTAGTTAGACAGGGACATACTGTATTTATTGTATCCTGGCGCAATCCAACTAAAGAAGATAGAAATCTTGGACTGGATGATTATTATAAATTGGGTGCTATGGGTGCCATAGATGCAGTGAGCAATGCCATTCCGCATACCAAGATCCATTTAATGGGTTATTGTCTTGGGGGCACGCTGGCTCTGTTAACTGCAGCCGCGATGGCTCATGATCGCGATAACCGTCTAAAAACATTATCCCTGCTCGCTGCTCAAGGCGATTTTATTGATGCCGGAGAACTACTGCTCTTTATAACCAAAAGTGAAGTATCCTTTTTAAAAAGTATGATGTGGGAGCAGGGCTATCTGGACACAAAACAAATGTCTGGGACTTTTCAAATGCTACGTTCGTACGATTTGATTTGGTCAAAAATGGTTCAGGATTACATGCACGGGACTCAAAGAGGGATGATCCCTCTACTGGCATGGAACGCTGACGCAACTCGTATGCCATACAAAATGCACAGTGAATACCTGGAAAAATTATTCCTTAATAATGATTTTGCCGAAGGCCGGTTTATTCTGGACGAGAAACCCGTCGTAGGCGAAAATATTCGGATACCTGCTTTTGTCGTAAGCACAGAAAAAGATCACGTGGCTCCCTGGAAATCAGTATATAAAACCCATTTGTTAATCAATTCTGATATTACCTTTGTCTTGACTAATGGAGGTCATAACGCTGGAATAGTCAGTGAACCCGGGCATGAAGGACGTTATTACCGTATTCGGGAAAGAAAAATGGATTCAACCTATCTTGACCCAACTACCTGGTTAAAAAAAGCTGAATTAAGAGAAGGATCCTGGTGGATTGCCTGGCACGATTGGTTAGTTAATCACTCATCCCAAAAACTGGTGTCTGCACCTAAACTGGACAAAAACTTGCCGAATGCTCCTGGAAAATATGTATTACAAAAATAA